The Methanosphaera sp. BMS genome contains a region encoding:
- a CDS encoding cation:proton antiporter subunit C, whose product MEAVQCGSLLTAALLMIIGLVALVYLDNVVKKIIGAAFIGDGVNLLLVSLGYRANGITYILLPNMDVTNFLGHASYPLPFALVLTSIVIGASTLAVMLALSVVLYKRHGTLSATVLLNDKKLGEDNNE is encoded by the coding sequence ATAGAAGCAGTTCAATGTGGATCATTATTAACCGCAGCACTTTTAATGATTATAGGTTTAGTAGCATTAGTCTACTTAGATAATGTTGTAAAGAAAATTATTGGAGCAGCATTTATTGGTGATGGTGTAAACCTTTTATTAGTTTCACTAGGTTACAGAGCTAACGGAATTACATACATATTATTACCAAATATGGATGTAACAAACTTCTTAGGTCACGCATCATATCCTTTACCATTTGCATTAGTACTTACCAGTATTGTTATCGGTGCAAGTACTCTTGCTGTAATGTTAGCACTTTCAGTAGTTTTATATAAAAGACACGGTACACTCAGTGCAACCGTTCTATTAAATGATAAAAAACTTGGAGAGGATAACAATGAATAA
- a CDS encoding Na+/H+ antiporter subunit E, translating into MFLNRIIYGIEFFVVLVVEIIKAVLDTSMCCLKGDVDPIVVEIKPDLKRPVSLAILSNTITLTPGTITIGMDQEAGSLTVSAITPRATKDIIPLEPIIKKMLE; encoded by the coding sequence ATGTTTTTAAATAGAATAATCTACGGAATTGAATTTTTCGTAGTATTAGTAGTCGAAATAATTAAAGCAGTACTTGATACAAGTATGTGCTGTCTCAAGGGAGATGTAGATCCTATTGTTGTTGAGATTAAACCTGATCTTAAAAGACCAGTATCTCTTGCAATTCTATCTAATACTATCACATTAACACCTGGTACTATTACCATAGGAATGGATCAAGAAGCTGGAAGCTTAACAGTATCAGCTATCACACCTCGTGCAACAAAAGATATCATACCTCTTGAGCCAATAATAAAGAAAATGTTAGAATAA
- a CDS encoding cation:proton antiporter (subunit G of antiporter complex involved in resistance to high concentrations of Na+, K+, Li+ and/or alkali) produces the protein MITAKGLLSNTDDELQYTVFGRLEILGIVDMVSVLVLILLGQAALGVVYFILAPFATHAIASGHFHGEQGEH, from the coding sequence TTGATTACTGCAAAAGGATTGTTATCAAATACTGATGATGAATTACAATATACAGTATTTGGTAGATTAGAAATATTAGGTATTGTGGACATGGTCAGTGTATTAGTCTTAATCTTACTAGGTCAAGCAGCATTAGGAGTAGTATACTTTATATTAGCACCATTTGCAACACATGCTATTGCTAGTGGACATTTCCACGGAGAACAAGGAGAGCATTAA
- a CDS encoding DUF4040 domain-containing protein: MTGVEILVQNFVPFVLYILAILGAIVCLMQKDLLRMAILTSVTGFMLAAIYQVLLAPDVALTQAVVGAAIVPTLVALTILKTREEPVIEDDGQGDA; the protein is encoded by the coding sequence ATGACAGGCGTAGAAATTTTGGTACAAAATTTTGTTCCATTTGTGTTATATATATTAGCAATCTTAGGAGCAATTGTTTGTTTAATGCAAAAAGACTTATTAAGAATGGCAATATTAACCAGTGTAACAGGTTTTATGTTAGCAGCTATTTATCAAGTCTTATTAGCTCCAGATGTAGCATTAACACAAGCTGTAGTAGGAGCAGCTATTGTCCCAACATTAGTGGCTCTAACAATATTGAAAACAAGAGAAGAACCTGTAATAGAAGATGATGGGCAAGGTGATGCATAA
- the ehbF gene encoding energy conserving hydrogenase EhbF codes for MDGTIFIPLMVIIPMICAILVNLIHGSEKITKVIAWIAAICLPIIPLVATYGNHFFGAYKPLLAGNVSSLLPQASQAIISGSILEIFHPAITYAFGPGQQVILFVLGLVAMCAVFISIAETKKTSGVYLFMLFMLSAALMAFILTDDIFNLYVFFEIAALVQVGLILVSRVKGNYETGLKYMLLGEIGGSFMLAGIAVLLGLTGNVNISDIVIMIHAGAVNPYNPVLLFAAGMLIYGWLYATGLPPFNAIKSEIYSKGLPSGSMILQAFSVIGCISIGLVIIRIFGYLPTAQMAMLAVSVIAMILGICMAMVQDDYKRIIAYLAVGELGYIGVGLGLGTPYSITAGLFQAVNELVVTSFLFIGFGLVLYKTKTSKISKLGGLLEYMPTAALLTVLAGFTMAGVPPFNVFQSKYMLCQAALQAGIPELAIIMIILSIVTFLAFLKIAYAVFLRPKPDELEVSSAKLPKTTIVVMTVFLIICLIIGLFPSLVTSKLAVMALGALAL; via the coding sequence ATGGATGGAACAATATTTATTCCATTGATGGTTATTATACCTATGATATGTGCAATTTTAGTGAACCTTATACACGGTTCTGAGAAAATCACAAAAGTTATTGCATGGATAGCAGCTATATGTTTACCAATCATACCATTAGTTGCAACATATGGTAACCACTTCTTTGGAGCATACAAACCATTATTAGCAGGTAATGTATCTTCATTATTACCTCAAGCTTCACAAGCAATTATTTCTGGATCAATACTGGAAATTTTCCACCCTGCAATCACATATGCATTTGGTCCAGGACAACAAGTAATATTATTCGTATTAGGTTTAGTAGCAATGTGTGCAGTATTCATATCAATTGCTGAAACCAAAAAGACATCTGGTGTATATTTATTCATGTTATTCATGCTATCAGCAGCATTAATGGCATTTATATTAACAGATGATATATTCAACTTGTATGTATTCTTCGAAATTGCTGCTTTAGTACAGGTAGGTCTAATACTTGTATCAAGAGTAAAAGGCAATTACGAAACCGGTCTAAAATACATGTTACTCGGAGAAATCGGTGGATCTTTCATGCTAGCAGGTATTGCAGTACTCCTCGGTTTAACTGGTAACGTAAACATTTCTGATATAGTAATCATGATACACGCCGGTGCAGTAAACCCATATAATCCAGTGTTATTATTTGCTGCAGGTATGTTAATTTACGGTTGGTTATATGCAACAGGATTACCACCATTTAACGCTATTAAATCAGAAATTTACAGTAAAGGATTACCAAGTGGATCTATGATTTTACAGGCATTCTCAGTAATCGGTTGTATCAGCATAGGTTTAGTAATCATAAGAATATTCGGATATTTACCTACAGCTCAAATGGCAATGCTTGCAGTATCAGTAATCGCTATGATATTAGGTATCTGTATGGCTATGGTACAAGATGATTACAAACGTATCATCGCATACTTAGCAGTCGGTGAATTAGGTTATATCGGAGTAGGTCTAGGATTAGGTACTCCATACAGTATAACAGCTGGATTATTCCAGGCAGTTAACGAATTAGTAGTAACTTCATTCCTATTTATAGGATTTGGATTAGTATTATACAAAACTAAAACAAGTAAAATTAGTAAACTTGGTGGATTATTAGAATATATGCCTACAGCAGCATTATTAACTGTACTTGCTGGATTCACAATGGCAGGTGTACCTCCATTCAACGTATTCCAAAGTAAATACATGTTATGTCAAGCTGCCCTACAAGCAGGAATTCCAGAACTTGCAATAATAATGATTATATTAAGTATTGTAACATTCTTAGCATTCCTCAAAATCGCATATGCAGTATTCTTAAGACCTAAACCAGACGAATTAGAAGTATCCAGTGCAAAACTTCCTAAAACAACTATTGTTGTAATGACTGTATTCTTAATAATCTGTTTAATAATCGGTTTATTCCCAAGTCTAGTTACTAGTAAACTTGCAGTCATGGCTTTAGGTGCTTTGGCATTATAA
- a CDS encoding EhbH encodes MKASIRDVALALSVAAFAAIFLNATFNFSGMIFPGINYIYQGLGVNIAPNLVTDIVFDFRGFDTLGEAFILISAVVTTMLVFGRGKVNLGGDDDE; translated from the coding sequence ATGAAGGCTTCTATTAGAGATGTTGCATTAGCTTTATCTGTAGCAGCATTTGCAGCTATATTCTTAAACGCAACATTCAATTTCAGTGGTATGATTTTCCCTGGTATAAATTATATCTATCAAGGATTAGGAGTAAACATAGCACCAAACTTAGTTACAGACATAGTATTCGATTTCAGAGGATTCGATACATTAGGTGAAGCATTTATTCTTATAAGTGCAGTTGTAACTACAATGTTAGTATTTGGTAGAGGAAAAGTAAACCTTGGAGGCGACGACGATGAGTGA
- a CDS encoding energy-converting hydrogenase B subunit G, EhbG: MNMYEKLVETLKSTFGADPEKTLVPGAQTSSILSAELVLMASLLIAALTIRLVSPALMIVVVVGLMLLFMYGTPLMPKLYKEHSDDLNNMMFYAVLTLAIIAVVFYWGVL, from the coding sequence ATGAATATGTACGAAAAACTTGTAGAAACATTAAAAAGTACATTTGGGGCAGATCCTGAGAAAACATTAGTACCAGGAGCACAGACTTCATCAATTCTATCTGCTGAATTAGTCTTAATGGCTTCATTATTAATTGCGGCATTAACCATCAGATTAGTTAGTCCTGCATTAATGATTGTAGTAGTTGTTGGATTAATGTTATTATTCATGTATGGAACACCATTAATGCCTAAATTGTACAAAGAACATTCAGATGATTTAAATAACATGATGTTTTATGCTGTGTTAACTTTAGCAATTATTGCAGTTGTATTTTATTGGGGGGTTTTATAG